A single region of the Acidimicrobiales bacterium genome encodes:
- a CDS encoding polysaccharide deacetylase family protein, which yields MSLPPLALAYHGVGRVPRRDDLHGLFTAPVLLERQVARLRRWGYRLVAFGELADAVGRGAGSGLAALTFDDGFADNLHELVPVLRRLAAPATVFAVSHRLGEPHPDHPSRRFATAEELAELARHVEIGSHSARHVDLTGLDATACARELAESRQALQAMTGQAVDTLAYPFGRVAPAVKELAREAGYRAACGTSGDGSWDDPLHLPRQDMTNGATMVGLRLKRDDRYERLVQQPVGRVVRAVHRRVARAW from the coding sequence GTGTCGCTGCCGCCGCTCGCCCTCGCCTACCACGGCGTGGGCCGCGTGCCCCGGCGCGACGACCTTCACGGCTTGTTCACCGCACCGGTGTTGTTGGAGCGACAGGTGGCCCGGTTGCGGCGATGGGGCTACCGGCTGGTGGCCTTCGGCGAGTTGGCCGACGCCGTGGGCCGGGGCGCCGGCTCGGGGCTCGCCGCCCTCACCTTCGACGACGGCTTTGCCGACAACCTCCACGAGCTGGTGCCGGTGCTCCGACGCCTTGCTGCACCGGCCACCGTCTTCGCCGTCTCGCACCGCTTGGGGGAGCCCCATCCCGATCATCCGTCCCGCCGCTTCGCCACCGCCGAGGAGCTGGCGGAACTGGCTCGCCACGTCGAGATCGGTTCGCACTCCGCGCGCCACGTCGACCTCACCGGGCTCGACGCCACGGCCTGTGCCCGCGAGCTGGCCGAGTCGCGCCAGGCCCTCCAGGCCATGACCGGCCAAGCGGTCGACACCCTGGCCTACCCGTTCGGACGGGTGGCGCCCGCGGTCAAGGAACTGGCTCGGGAGGCGGGCTACCGCGCCGCGTGCGGCACCAGCGGCGACGGCAGTTGGGACGACCCGCTCCACCTTCCCCGCCAGGACATGACCAACGGCGCCACCATGGTCGGCCTCCGGCTCAAGCGCGACGACCGCTACGAACGGCTGGTGCAGCAGCCGGTGGGGCGCGTGGTGCGCGCCGTGCACCGACGGGTGGCTCGCGCATGGTGA
- a CDS encoding polysaccharide deacetylase family protein, with protein MTVRPPAVLAYHAVGDVGTGHDPQELVLDAGLFERQVRLLQRAGYRFLTASELVERGADRPLPPATTALTFDDGWMADATVVSPLLRKLGLRATFFVCPDWLPGGTHPEVAGAAGQLLDEAGVAALVADGHEIGSHSLAHRDLRKLGDAELADDLARSKVAVEALTGRPCPAFAYPYGLFGEREERAVAAAGYEIAFAWGEGPWRRFAVPRLPTPPRNGAAVLALKMLGVRRPR; from the coding sequence GTGACGGTTCGCCCGCCCGCGGTGCTCGCCTACCACGCCGTGGGCGACGTGGGCACGGGCCACGACCCGCAGGAGCTCGTGCTCGATGCCGGGTTGTTCGAGCGACAGGTGCGCTTGTTGCAGCGGGCCGGTTACCGGTTCCTCACCGCGTCCGAACTGGTCGAGCGGGGCGCCGACCGGCCCTTGCCGCCGGCCACCACTGCCCTCACGTTCGACGACGGGTGGATGGCCGACGCCACCGTCGTGTCGCCCCTCCTGCGCAAGCTCGGGCTGCGGGCCACGTTCTTCGTGTGCCCCGACTGGCTGCCCGGCGGCACGCACCCCGAGGTCGCCGGGGCGGCCGGGCAACTGCTCGACGAAGCGGGCGTGGCCGCCTTGGTGGCCGACGGCCACGAGATCGGCAGCCACTCGCTGGCCCACCGCGACCTGCGCAAGCTCGGCGACGCCGAGTTGGCCGACGACCTGGCCCGTTCCAAGGTGGCGGTGGAAGCGCTCACCGGCAGGCCGTGCCCCGCGTTCGCCTATCCCTACGGGTTATTCGGCGAGCGCGAGGAACGGGCGGTGGCGGCCGCCGGCTACGAGATCGCCTTCGCCTGGGGCGAAGGCCCGTGGCGGCGCTTTGCCGTGCCCCGCCTGCCCACACCGCCGCGCAACGGGGCCGCCGTGCTGGCCCTGAAGATGCTCGGCGTGCGCCGCCCCCGATGA
- a CDS encoding glycosyltransferase yields MFRRGAAPMTTAPLRVEVVVAVGGLGGAERVALSVLDHQAYRLEVSVVALGETPFADAARERGWPVHVVPTGKGPFDIARSTVHLAARWRRSNVDVVWANGVKPAAVAVPAARLVGVPVVWAKHDFSFDRRLARPLAARCTAVIANSEQVAEATGRSDVVVIPPPKPAEPDGDVPRLADAEHVAAFVGRLSAYKGVDDVIRALPAAEPWHLVVIGGDDPTQPGERARLESLATTCSVAERVHFLGDVPDAARRLAGADVVVVPTKTNEAGIGREGWSMVADEAMAAGLPVVAACGGALTERLGDAGIPVDQGAPGQIAAALNRLTDPMLRRTMGEAGRRLVAARPDPSASAAEFVSVLAAAARRPGAGLSTTRPVSVVVPFFNEGDDVEPSFAAVTSQLRPGDELVVVDDCSTDGTGDRLATLAARTPGARLVRLSPNQGPGAARNAGAAVAQCDVVACTDAGCRPAPQWLDALRAAFDEARPPALVTGVYDVTATTPLEQAAAVACYPVVEEARRTGALARLYGSLLGRAFDPRFSNGRSMAFDRAAWEGVGGMPEDLRTAEDVAFGVAVDRAGGRCELSADALVTWDQRPDLRGTARTYYRYGLGDAAAGHRLMIGRNLARVAAYAVGPVALLRGGRATRATVVAGAAFYVSLPVARAARRRLGPAALASVPVAMAVKDVAKGVGCLKGLLLHSRP; encoded by the coding sequence ATGTTCCGCCGGGGGGCGGCCCCGATGACGACGGCGCCGTTGCGGGTGGAGGTCGTGGTCGCCGTGGGCGGCCTGGGCGGGGCCGAGCGGGTGGCGCTGTCGGTCCTCGACCACCAGGCCTACCGCCTGGAGGTCAGCGTTGTGGCCCTGGGGGAGACGCCCTTCGCCGACGCTGCCCGCGAGCGGGGCTGGCCGGTGCACGTCGTCCCCACGGGCAAGGGCCCGTTCGACATCGCCCGATCGACCGTGCACCTGGCGGCGCGCTGGCGACGTTCGAACGTCGACGTGGTGTGGGCCAACGGGGTGAAGCCCGCGGCGGTCGCCGTGCCTGCGGCGCGCCTGGTCGGCGTGCCCGTGGTGTGGGCCAAGCACGACTTCTCCTTCGACCGCCGCCTGGCCCGCCCGCTGGCCGCCCGCTGCACGGCGGTGATCGCCAACAGCGAGCAGGTGGCCGAGGCCACCGGTCGCTCCGACGTGGTCGTCATCCCCCCACCCAAGCCCGCCGAGCCCGACGGCGACGTGCCCCGCCTCGCCGACGCCGAGCACGTGGCCGCCTTCGTCGGCCGTCTCAGCGCCTACAAGGGCGTCGACGACGTGATCCGCGCCCTGCCTGCGGCGGAGCCGTGGCACCTCGTGGTCATCGGCGGCGACGACCCCACCCAGCCGGGCGAGCGGGCCCGCCTGGAGTCGCTGGCCACGACATGCAGCGTGGCCGAGCGCGTGCACTTCCTGGGCGACGTGCCCGACGCCGCCCGCCGCCTGGCCGGCGCCGACGTGGTGGTGGTGCCGACCAAGACCAACGAGGCGGGCATCGGCCGCGAGGGCTGGTCGATGGTGGCCGACGAAGCCATGGCTGCCGGCCTCCCCGTGGTCGCTGCCTGCGGCGGCGCCCTCACCGAACGGCTGGGCGACGCAGGCATCCCCGTCGACCAAGGCGCCCCCGGCCAGATCGCCGCCGCCCTGAACCGGCTCACCGATCCGATGCTGCGGCGCACGATGGGGGAGGCGGGCCGGCGTTTGGTGGCGGCGCGCCCCGATCCTTCGGCGTCGGCCGCCGAGTTCGTGTCGGTGCTGGCCGCCGCCGCCCGCCGTCCCGGCGCGGGCCTTTCCACCACCCGCCCGGTGAGCGTCGTCGTGCCCTTCTTCAACGAGGGCGATGACGTCGAGCCGTCGTTCGCCGCCGTCACCTCGCAGCTGCGGCCCGGCGACGAATTGGTGGTCGTCGACGACTGCTCCACCGACGGCACCGGCGATCGCCTCGCCACCCTGGCCGCCCGAACGCCCGGGGCTCGCCTGGTGCGCCTGTCGCCCAACCAAGGCCCGGGCGCAGCACGCAACGCCGGTGCCGCGGTGGCCCAGTGCGACGTGGTGGCCTGCACCGACGCCGGGTGCAGGCCTGCGCCCCAGTGGCTCGACGCCCTGCGCGCCGCCTTCGACGAGGCCCGCCCGCCTGCCCTCGTCACCGGCGTCTACGACGTCACCGCCACCACGCCGCTCGAACAGGCCGCCGCCGTGGCCTGCTATCCGGTGGTGGAAGAAGCCCGTCGTACAGGCGCCTTGGCCCGCCTGTACGGCTCGCTGCTCGGCCGGGCCTTCGACCCCCGCTTCTCCAACGGCCGGTCCATGGCCTTCGACCGCGCCGCATGGGAGGGGGTGGGCGGCATGCCCGAAGACCTGCGCACGGCGGAGGACGTGGCCTTCGGCGTCGCCGTCGACCGGGCAGGCGGCCGCTGCGAACTGTCGGCCGACGCCCTCGTCACGTGGGACCAACGCCCCGACCTGCGCGGCACCGCTCGCACCTACTACCGCTACGGCCTGGGCGACGCCGCCGCCGGCCATCGCCTCATGATCGGCCGCAACCTCGCCCGCGTGGCCGCCTACGCCGTCGGCCCCGTCGCCCTGCTGCGCGGCGGCCGCGCCACCCGCGCCACTGTCGTCGCAGGCGCCGCCTTCTACGTCTCGTTGCCGGTCGCCCGGGCGGCCCGTCGCCGCCTCGGCCCCGCCGCACTGGCCTCGGTGCCCGTCGCCATGGCGGTCAAGGACGTGGCCAAAGGGGTGGGCTGCCTCAAGGGCCTCCTCCTACACTCGCGCCCATGA
- a CDS encoding aspartate-semialdehyde dehydrogenase has product MNLGIVGATGMVGEVMRSVLAERRFPADSVRFFASARSAGRKLPWGGGEIEVEDSATADYSGLDIAIFSAGATASRELAPRVAAAGAIVVDNSSAWRMDPDVPLVVPEVNADALGAIPKGIVANPNCTTMVCMPPLKVLHDEAGLRRIVASTYQAVSGGGQKGVAELDEQVRKVGEQAAALALRGDAVDFPPASKFPATIAFNVLPLAGSLVDDETDEEHKFRNESRKILDLPDLGVSCTCVRVPVFTGHSVSLNVEFERPLSAERARELLAAAGPAVVLSDLPTPLLAAGADPSYVGRVRRDDSVENGLALFVTGDNLRKGAALNAVQIAEALLSRGR; this is encoded by the coding sequence ATGAACCTCGGCATCGTCGGCGCCACCGGGATGGTCGGAGAGGTGATGCGTTCGGTCCTCGCCGAGCGTCGCTTCCCCGCCGATTCCGTCCGTTTCTTCGCTTCCGCCCGCTCGGCCGGGCGCAAGCTGCCGTGGGGCGGCGGCGAGATCGAGGTCGAAGACTCCGCCACCGCCGACTACTCGGGCCTCGACATCGCCATCTTCTCGGCGGGCGCCACCGCCTCCCGCGAGCTGGCCCCTCGGGTCGCCGCCGCCGGGGCGATCGTGGTCGACAACTCGTCGGCCTGGCGCATGGACCCCGACGTGCCGCTGGTGGTGCCCGAGGTCAACGCCGACGCACTCGGCGCCATCCCCAAGGGGATCGTGGCCAACCCCAACTGCACGACCATGGTGTGCATGCCGCCCCTCAAGGTGCTGCACGACGAGGCCGGCCTGCGCCGCATCGTGGCCTCCACCTACCAGGCCGTCTCCGGCGGCGGGCAGAAGGGCGTGGCCGAGCTCGACGAGCAGGTGCGCAAGGTGGGCGAACAGGCCGCGGCCTTGGCCCTGCGCGGCGATGCCGTCGACTTCCCGCCCGCCTCGAAGTTCCCCGCCACCATCGCCTTCAACGTCCTGCCGCTGGCGGGCTCGTTGGTCGACGACGAGACCGACGAGGAGCACAAGTTCCGAAACGAGAGCCGCAAGATCCTCGACCTCCCCGACCTCGGCGTGTCGTGCACGTGCGTGCGAGTGCCTGTCTTCACCGGCCACTCCGTCAGCCTCAACGTGGAGTTCGAGCGGCCCCTGTCGGCCGAGCGGGCCCGGGAGCTGCTGGCCGCCGCCGGCCCCGCCGTGGTGCTGAGCGACCTGCCCACGCCGTTGCTGGCGGCAGGCGCCGACCCGTCCTATGTGGGCCGGGTGCGCCGCGACGACAGCGTCGAGAACGGCCTGGCCCTCTTCGTCACCGGCGACAACCTGCGCAAGGGCGCCGCCCTCAACGCCGTGCAGATCGCCGAGGCGCTGCTCAGCCGGGGCCGCTGA
- a CDS encoding MazG nucleotide pyrophosphohydrolase domain-containing protein → MDLEQFQALMEHQYGERDRSRGVDATVAWLAEELGELAKAVRKGTRAEQLHELGDALAWLASLANQLGLTLDEAVARYANGCPKCGQTPCACGEAVSGPG, encoded by the coding sequence CGCTCATGGAGCACCAGTACGGCGAACGCGACCGCAGCCGCGGGGTGGACGCCACCGTGGCGTGGCTGGCCGAGGAGCTCGGCGAGTTGGCCAAGGCCGTGCGCAAAGGCACGCGGGCCGAACAGCTGCACGAACTGGGCGACGCGCTGGCGTGGCTGGCGTCGCTGGCCAACCAGTTGGGGCTCACGCTCGACGAGGCCGTCGCCCGTTATGCGAACGGCTGCCCCAAGTGCGGGCAGACGCCGTGCGCCTGCGGCGAGGCTGTCAGCGGCCCCGGCTGA